A genomic window from Bradyrhizobium lupini includes:
- a CDS encoding DUF1134 domain-containing protein, whose protein sequence is MTFASRLAAVALAAMVGWISPASAQQPPPPDLPPPQRTQTPSTYGPDELVNAGHRFFGNVSRGLASIIEKAVSQWGLPNGYILGEEGSGAFVAGLRYGEGTLYTKNAGDLRVYWQGPSLGFDWGGDGARTMTLVYNLPATNAIYQRFAGLDGSAYIIGGFGMTALTANNIVLVPIRSGLGLRLGANIGYLKFTPRATWNPF, encoded by the coding sequence ATGACTTTCGCATCACGCCTTGCCGCAGTCGCGCTTGCCGCGATGGTCGGGTGGATCAGTCCGGCTTCCGCCCAGCAGCCGCCGCCGCCCGACTTGCCGCCGCCGCAGCGGACCCAGACGCCCAGCACCTATGGGCCGGACGAACTCGTGAACGCCGGGCATCGCTTCTTCGGCAACGTCTCGCGCGGTCTCGCCTCGATCATCGAGAAGGCGGTCAGCCAATGGGGCCTGCCCAACGGCTATATCCTCGGTGAGGAAGGGTCCGGCGCTTTCGTCGCCGGCCTGCGCTACGGCGAAGGCACGCTCTACACCAAGAACGCAGGTGACCTCAGGGTCTACTGGCAGGGTCCCTCGCTCGGCTTCGACTGGGGTGGCGACGGCGCGCGCACCATGACGCTGGTCTATAATCTGCCCGCCACCAACGCGATCTACCAGCGCTTCGCCGGCCTCGACGGCTCGGCCTACATCATCGGCGGCTTCGGCATGACGGCGCTCACCGCCAACAACATCGTGCTGGTGCCGATCCGCTCGGGCCTCGGCCTGCGGCTGGGAGCCAATATCGGCTATTTGAAATTCACCCCGCGCGCGACCTGGAACCCGTTCTAG